In the Vogesella sp. XCS3 genome, CATGCACCGCGCACACGATTTTCTGACCGCTCCGTCGCTCGCTAAAGAGCCGACCACCGGCGAAACCCACCTGCGTCACCACATCAGCCCGAACGGTTTCTACCGTGGCCGTCAGGTTGTGAAGGCTAAAGGCGAGTAATCTGCGC is a window encoding:
- the rpmF gene encoding 50S ribosomal protein L32, translating into MAVQQNKKSPSKRGMHRAHDFLTAPSLAKEPTTGETHLRHHISPNGFYRGRQVVKAKGE